A genomic window from Diospyros lotus cultivar Yz01 chromosome 2, ASM1463336v1, whole genome shotgun sequence includes:
- the LOC127793816 gene encoding NAC domain-containing protein 73 codes for MRWCSSSTTDSEDQRAVALISISSSSKDHRDGKSQQTRLITCPSCGHTIHLPVPDQAGIQDLPGLPAGVKFDPSDQEIIEHLEAKVSSNAHNNKLHPLIDEFIPTLEGENGICCTHPEKLPGVSKDGMIRHFFHRPSKAYTTGTRKRRKVLTEADGGETRWHKTGKTRPVVAGRAVRGFKKILVLYTNYGRQRKPEKTNWVMHQYHLGDNEEEKDGELVVSKVFYQTQPRQCSSSGLKGTPIDDKKRSRNDNNNNNSNNNNNTNNFDQTAAGNTAYVEYYTNPSLNISYHDIGSQSRVNSAQLFPNLQVLQGDGSSFIHLLSNGSKGKVLERK; via the exons ATGAGATGGTGCAGCAGCAGCACTACTGACTCCGAAGATCAAAGAGCCGTCGCTTTAATCTCAATCTCCTCATCTTCCAAAGACCATAGAGATGGGAAATCCCAACAAACTCGTCTCATAACCTGCCCTTCATGCGGCCATACCATCCACCTTCCTGTTCCTGATCAG gCGGGAATTCAAGATTTGCCAGGGCTGCCTGCTGGAGTAAAATTTGATCCTTCGGACCAAGAAATCATAGAGCATTTAGAGGCCAAAGTTTCGTCGAATGCCCATAATAATAAGCTGCATCCTCTAATTGACGAATTCATTCCTACGCTCGAGGGCGAAAATGGGATTTGCTGCACCCACCCAGAGAAGCTACCAG GTGTAAGCAAAGATGGCATGATCCGCCACTTCTTTCACCGGCCTTCGAAGGCGTACACAACCGGAACTAGGAAACGGAGAAAGGTTCTCACGGAAGCCGATGGCGGCGAAACAAGGTGGCACAAAACAGGCAAGACGAGGCCGGTTGTTGCTGGCCGGGCGGTGAGAGGGTTCAAGAAGATTCTGGTTCTCTACACCAACTATGGCCGGCAAAGGAAGCCTGAGAAAACCAACTGGGTGATGCACCAGTACCATCTCGGCGacaatgaggaagaaaaagatggagaaTTAGTGGTTTCCAAGGTGTTCTACCAAACGCAGCCTAGGCAGTGCAGCTCATCAGGCCTTAAAGGCACTCCAATTGATGATAAGAAAAGATCAaggaatgataataataataataatagtaataataataataatactaataattttGATCAAACTGCAGCAGGGAACACAGCCTACGTCGAGTACTATACTAATCCTTCATTGAACATCTCCTATCATGACATTGGAAGCCAAAGTAGAGTGAACTCAGCTCAACTCTTCCCCAATCTGCAGGTTCTTCAAGGTGATGGCTCTTCATTCATTCATCTACTCTCCAATGGGAGCAAAGGAAAGGTACTCGAAAGGAAATAG
- the LOC127795829 gene encoding receptor-like protein kinase HSL1, translating into MLLLILLLCTHFPSLAHSLNQEGLHLQEFKLGFDDPDGVFSNWNVGDDNPCGWYGITCDSATNSVISVNLPSANIAGHFPPVLCRLRSLSFLSIYNNSVNSTLPEEISACRSLKHLNLAQNFLAGELPSSLAELPDLRHLDLTGNNLSGHIPASFGRFRRLEALSLVENLLDGPMPAFLGNVSSLRELNLSYNPFSPSRIPPELGNLTNLEILWLTDCKLVGRIPDSLGRLKRLTDLDLAINNLNGPIPSWLTELSSVVQIELYNNSITGELPATGWSNMTALRLFDASMNELTGTIPDQLCSLPLESFNLYENHFEGKLPESIAKSPNLYELRLFSNRLTGELPRDLGKNSPLLWIDVSGNHFSGDIPASLCQKGFLEELLMIDNSLSGEIPANLGECRSLRRVRLGNNNLSGEVPARFWGLPYVYLLELTSNSFSGEIGKTIAGASNLSALIISKNKFSGDIPEEIGWLEKLIDFSGSDNRFTGRLPESMVNLGQLGRLDLHTNGLTGELPSGVHSWKKLSELNLADNDFRGNIPEEIGSLPVLNYLDLSGNKLSGKIPLGLQNLKLNQLNLSKNRLSGGIPPLYAKDIYKDSFLGNPGLCADMAGLCDGRSGDKHLDYVWMLLSMFTLAGFVFMAGVAWFYWKYRNFKKGKRGFDKPKWSSMSFHKLGFSEYEILDCLGEDNLIGSGSSGKVYKAVLSNGETVAVKKLWGGSKMVEESDGFEKGQIQDDGFEAEVDTLGKIRHKNIVKLWCCCTSGDCKLLVYEYMPNGSLGDFLHSNKSGLLDWPTRYKIAMDAAEGLSYLHHDCVPPIVHRDVKSNNILLDGDFGARVADFGVAKVVDAIGKGIKSMSVIAGSCGYIAPEYAYTLRVNEKSDIYSFGVVILELVTGRLPIDPEFGEKDLVKWVCTTVDQKGVDHVLDPKLVPGFKEEMCRVLSIGLLCTSPLPINRPSMRRVVKMLQEAGAKNPAMLARDGGKLTPYYYEDASDQGNVA; encoded by the exons ATGCTTCTCTTGATCCTGCTTCTCTGTACCCACTTCCCCTCTCTGGCTCATTCTCTGAACCAAGAAGGCCTCCATCTTCAGGAGTTCAAGCTCGGCTTTGATGACCCTGACGGCGTCTTCTCAAACTGGAACGTCGGCGACGATAATCCCTGTGGCTGGTATGGGATCACCTGCGACTCGGCTACTAACTCCGTCATCTCCGTCAATCTTCCCTCCGCCAACATCGCTGGCCACTTCCCGCCGGTCCTCTGCCGCCTGCGGAGCCTCAGTTTCCTCTCTATCTACAACAACTCTGTCAACTCCACTCTGCCGGAGGAAATCTCGGCCTGCCGGAGTCTCAAACATCTCAATCTCGCACAGAACTTCCTCGCCGGCGAGCTCCCGAGCTCCCTGGCTGAGCTACCGGATCTCAGGCACCTCGATTTGACGGGCAACAACCTGTCTGGCCACATTCCGGCGAGCTTCGGGAGATTCCGGCGTCTCGAAGCGCTCTCTCTGGTCGAGAACCTCCTCGACGGCCCAATGCCTGCGTTTCTAGGGAACGTGTCGTCTCTCAGAGAGCTAAACCTGTCATACAACCCGTTTTCCCCGAGTCGGATCCCACCGGAGCTCGGCAACCTGACGAATCTCGAGATCTTGTGGCTCACCGACTGTAAATTGGTAGGTCGGATTCCTGACTCGCTGGGTCGGCTCAAAAGACTCACCGACTTAGACTTGGCTATCAACAACCTGAATGGCCCGATTCCGAGCTGGCTCACTGAGTTGTCCAGCGTCGTCCAAATAGAACTGTATAACAACTCGATAACAGGCGAGTTGCCGGCGACGGGGTGGTCCAACATGACCGCATTGCGATTGTTCGACGCGTCGATGAACGAGTTGACTGGGACGATTCCCGACCAGTTGTGCTCGTTGCCACTCGAATCGTTCAACCTATACGAGAATCATTTCGAAG GTAAGTTGCCGGAAAGTATTGCGAAATCGCCGAATCTGTACGAGCTAAGATTGTTTAGTAATCGGCTCACCGGAGAGCTGCCGAGAGATCTTGGAAAGAATTCGCCGTTATTATGGATTGATGTGTCGGGAAACCACTTCTCCGGCGATATACCGGCGAGTTTGTGCCAAAAAGGCTTTTTAGAAGAGCTTCTGATGATAGACAACTCTCTTTCGGGTGAAATTCCGGCCAATTTGGGGGAATGCCGGAGCCTGAGGCGAGTCCGCTTGGGAAACAATAACCTGTCCGGCGAAGTTCCAGCGAGGTTTTGGGGGCTGCCGTATGTTTACTTGCTTGAGCTGACAAGCAATTCATTTTCCGGCGAAATTGGAAAGACAATCGCCGGAGCCTCAAATTTGTCGGCTTTGATAATATCAAAGAACAAATTTTCCGGCGATATACCAGAGGAGATTGGATGGTTGGAGAAGTTGATAGACTTCAGCGGAAGCGACAACCGGTTTACCGGGCGGTTGCCGGAAAGTATGGTGAATCTTGGACAGCTTGGGAGGCTTGATCTTCATACTAATGGCTTAACCGGTGAACTTCCAAGTGGAGTGCATTCTTGGAAGAAGCTCAGTGAGCTAAATCTAGCTGATAATGACTTCCGTGGAAATATTCCAGAGGAAATTGGAAGTTTGCCCGTGCTTAATTACCTTGATCTCTCTGGAAACAAACTTTCCGGGAAAATCCCACTTGGGTTGCAGAATTTGAAGCTCAATCAGCTGAATTTGTCAAAAAATCGCCTCTCTGGTGGAATTCCTCCTTTGTATGCTAAGGACATTTATAAGGACAGTTTTCTGGGTAATCCGGGTTTGTGTGCCGACATGGCTGGTTTGTGTGATGGCAGAAGCGGAGATAAGCATTTGGACTATGTTTGGATGCTTCTTTCGATGTTCACGCTTGCAGGATTTGTGTTTATGGCGGGCGTTGCTTGGTTCTACTGGAAGTACCGGAACttcaagaaaggaaagagaggtTTTGACAAACCAAAATGGTCATCGATGTCGTTTCACAAACTGGGTTTCAGCGAATACGAGATCCTGGATTGTCTTGGTGAAGATAATCTGATTGGCAGCGGGTCATCTGGGAAGGTTTACAAGGCTGTTCTTAGCAATGGAGAGACTGTAGCTGTGAAAAAGCTATGGGGAGGGTCGAAAATGGTGGAAGAGAGCGATGGTTTCGAGAAGGGTCAGATTCAGGATGACGGGTTTGAAGCAGAGGTGGATACACTGGGGAAGATTAGGCACAAGAACATTGTCAAGCTCTGGTGTTGCTGTACGAGCGGGGACTGTAAGCTTCTGGTCTACGAGTACATGCCTAATGGGAGTTTGGGCGATTTTCTTCATAGCAACAAGAGTGGCCTGTTGGATTGGCCTACGAGGTATAAGATCGCCATGGATGCAGCTGAAGGTCTCTCCTATTTACATCACGATTGTGTTCCCCCGATTGTGCATAGGGATGTGAAGTCGAACAATATCTTGTTGGACGGGGATTTTGGTGCTCGGGTGGCAGACTTCGGGGTAGCCAAAGTGGTCGATGCCATCGGAAAGGGGATCAAATCCATGTCTGTTATCGCCGGTTCTTGTGGCTACATCGCACCCG AATACGCTTACACGCTGAGAGTGAATGAGAAGAGCGACATATACAGCTTCGGGGTGGTCATTCTGGAGCTGGTCACAGGGAGGCTCCCAATTGATCCAGAGTTCGGGGAAAAGGATTTGGTCAAGTGGGTGTGCACCACAGTGGACCAGAAAGGCGTGGACCACGTACTGGACCCAAAGCTCGTTCCGGGCTTCAAGGAAGAGATGTGCAGAGTCCTGAGCATCGGGCTGCTCTGCACCAGCCCGCTCCCCATCAACCGGCCCTCCATGAGAAGGGTGGTGAAGATGCTGCAAGAAGCGGGTGCCAAAAACCCAGCCATGCTTGCCAGAGACGGCGGCAAACTGACACCCTACTACTATGAAGACGCCTCCGACCAAGGAAACGTCGCCTGA